One Rosa chinensis cultivar Old Blush chromosome 3, RchiOBHm-V2, whole genome shotgun sequence DNA window includes the following coding sequences:
- the LOC112195261 gene encoding zinc finger protein JACKDAW yields the protein MMSGDGYSLIPSAMEGFDHQLNPANPSQKSNPVVKKKRNLPGTPDPDAEVIALSPTTLMATNRFICEICNKGFQRDQNLQLHRRGHNLPWKLRQRTNKDVIKKKVYICPEKTCVHHDPSRALGDLTGIKKHFSRKHGEKKWKCEKCSKKYAVQSDWKAHSKTCGTREYKCDCGTLFSRKDSFITHRAFCDALTEESARLTSAAAAATNLNFGNDPTVNNTMINSQAVQDVSQISDFDKPSRLSFWLNQQPNNLNVMDMAVANPNNLYEMVHMGSATSLFGSNSMSNFGASTSTSSANLSLSSPIGIKDQERRNIKANIISKPPAAPMSATALLQKAAQLGSTRSSNQPLSGSSVGVMTSPSSSNTMSFNSRSNELNQLFQSSTTTSSNLVSSLSCSSNSLEQVMKFGGANSNAIDHQNSLTRDFLGVGDRQIHNRQFLPHELAKFGSMSSAAMGLSPFTGNH from the exons ATCCAGATGCCGAGGTTATTGCCTTATCTCCCACCACACTTATGGCAACGAACAGATTCATCTGCGAGATATGCAACAAGGGTTTCCAAAGGGACCAGAACTTACAGCTTCATCGAAGAGGTCACAATCTTCCATGGAAGCTTAGGCAAAGAACGAACAAGGATGTGATCAAGAAGAAGGTCTACATTTGCCCCGAGAAGACCTGCGTCCACCACGATCCTTCGAGAGCTCTTGGGGACCTTACCGGAATCAAGAAGCATTTCAGCCGGAAACACGGCGAGAAGAAGTGGAAGTGCGAGAAGTGTTCGAAGAAATACGCAGTCCAATCGGATTGGAAAGCTCACTCCAAGACCTGCGGGACTAGGGAGTATAAGTGCGACTGTGGAACTCTATTTTCCAG GAAAGATAGCTTCATCACGCATAGAGCATTTTGTGATGCCCTAACTGAAGAGAGTGCTAGGCTCACTTCAGCTGCAGCAGCTGCTACAAATCTCAACTTCGGAAATGATCCTACAGTAAACAACACCATGATTAATTCTCAAGCTGTTCAAGATGTTTCTCAAATCTCTGATTTCGACAAGCCCAGCAGATTATCGTTTTGGCTGAATCAGCAGCCAAACAATCTCAATGTGATGGACATGGCAGTTGCAAATCCTAATAATCTGTATGAAATGGTGCACATGGGATCTGCCACTAGTCTATTTGGCTCAAATTCTATGTCCAATTTCGGTGCCTCTACTTCAACAAGTTCTGCGAATCTCTCCTTATCATCACCGATAGGAATAAAAGATCAAGAACGCAGAAATATTAAAGCCAACATTATAAGCAAGCCGCCAGCAGCGCCCATGTCCGCCACAGCGCTGCTGCAGAAAGCGGCCCAGTTGGGCTCTACTCGAAGCAGCAACCAACCGCTTTCGGGCAGCAGCGTAGGTGTAATGACCTCGCCTTCTTCCTCAAACACAATGAGCTTCAACAGCAGGTCAAATGAGCTTAACCAACTTTTTCAATCGAGCACTACTACTTCATCGAATCTGGTTAGCTCGTTAAGTTGTTCATCGAATAGTCTCGAACAGGTAATGAAATTCGGTGGCGCAAATTCGAATGCGATTGATCATCAGAATAGTCTAACTAGAGACTTTTTGGGCGTGGGAGATCGTCAAATTCATAATAGGCAGTTCTTGCCACATGAGCTAGCCAAGTTTGGTTCGATGAGTTCAGCTGCTATGGGACTGAGTCCATTCACTGGCAATCACTGA
- the LOC112192985 gene encoding dnaJ protein P58IPK homolog, producing the protein MIRCSSFAMDLLAWRGLLYTVFILHFVFLCQLLLLQPLVSAIDGKPGNAAELFERVSQSVKVKRYSEALNDLNAAIEADPTLSEAYYHRASVLRQICRYEESEKSYKKFLELKPRDSVAEKELSQLNQAKSALDTALTLFESSDFAKSLEYVEKVVLVFSPACSKAKLLKVKLLLASKDYSSVIAEAGFILKEDEDNLDALLLRGRAYYYLADHDVAQRHYQKGLRLDPEHGELKKAYFGLKNLLKKTKSAEDNEKKGRLRVAVEDFKAALAMDPNHLAYNVHLHLGLCKLLVKLGRGKDALSSCNEALNIDGELLEALVQRGEAKLLTEDWEGAVDDLKSAAQKSPQDMNIRETYMRAEKALKMSKRKDWYKILGVSKTSSVSEIKRAYKKLALQWHPDKNVENREEAEEKFREIAAAYEVLGDEEKRTKYDRGEDIEEMGMGGGGGGFNPFHGGGGQQYTFTFEGGFPGGGGGGFDFQF; encoded by the exons ATGATTCGGTGTTCCTCATTCGCCATGGACTTATTGGCTTGGAGAGGATTGCTTTACACAGTGTTCATTCTGCATTTCGTGTTTCTCTgccagcttcttcttcttcaacctctcgTTTCTGCTATAG ATGGCAAACCTGGTAATGCGGCTGAGTTGTTTGAAAGGGTTTCACAGAGTGTAAAGGTGAAGAGATATAGCGAGGCACTTAATGATCTTAATGCTGCCATAGAGGCTGATCCAACACTTTCAGAAGCATATTATCATCGTGCATCTGTTCTTCGCCAGATATGCAG ATATGAGGAATCAGAGAAGAGCTACAAAAAGTTTTTGGAGTTGAAACCCCGAGATTCAGTTGCAGAGAAGGAGCTTTCTCAATTGAATCAGGCTAAGAGTGCTCTGGATACTGCTTTGACTCTCTTTGAATCAAGCGACTTTGCAAAATCTTTGGAATATGTCGAAAAAGTTGTTCTTGTTTTCTCTCCAGCATGTTCAAAG GCCAAACTCCTGAAGGTGAAATTGTTGTTGGCATCTAAAGACTATTCTAGTGTCATTGCGGAGGCTGGGTTCATTctcaaagaagatgaagataatCTGGATGCATTATTACTACGTGGCCGTGCTTACTATTATTTAGCTGATCATGATGTTGCTCAAAG GCATTACCAAAAGGGTCTCCGCCTAGATCCAGAGCATGGTGAACTGAAGAAAGCGTACTTTGGATTGAAGAACTTACTCAAAAAGACTAAAAGT GCCGAAGATAATGAAAAGAAGGGCAGGCTGCGAGTTGCAGTTGAGGATTTTAAGGCAGCCCTAGCAATGGACCCTAATCATCTTGCATATAATGTACATCTTCATCTTGGCTTGTGTAAACTCTTGGTCAAACTTGGCAGGGGAAAGGATGCTCTAAGTAGTTGCAATGAAGCACTTAATATTGATGGGGAGCTTCTTGAAGCCTTAGTTCAG AGGGGTGAAGCTAAACTTCTGACAGAGGATTGGGAGGGAGCCGTGGACGATCTAAAATCAGCAGCTCAAAAATCACCTCAG GATATGAATATTCGAGAAACATACATGAGAGCTGAGAAAGCCTTAAAGATGAGTAAACGCAAAGACTGGTACAAGATTTTGGGAGTTTCAAAGACTTCGAGTGTATCTGAGATTAAGCGTGCCTACAAGAAACTTGCTTTGCAGTGGCATCCAGATAAAAACGTTGAAAATAGAGAAGAAGCAGAGGAGAAATTTCGAGAAATTGCTGCTGCATACGAG GTTCTTGGTGATGAAGAAAAACGTACCAAGTATGACAGAGGTGAAGATATTGAAGAGATGGGGATGGGTGGTGGGGGTGGTGGTTTTAACCCTTTCCATGGCGGCGGTGGACAGCAATATACTTTCACTTTCGAAGGTGGCTTTcctggcggtggtggtggtggatttgatttccagttttga
- the LOC112192986 gene encoding fasciclin-like arabinogalactan protein 11: MAPQYLFPLFFFVIFFFHWRIISAQSPAVAPAPSGTNVTAVLEKAGQFTTLIKLLKSTKTADQINTQLSTSNQGITIFAPTDNAFASLKAGTLNSISEQQKLQLLQFHILPSYYSTSQFQTASNPLHTQAGNSDDGQFPLNVTTSGNQVNITTGVVTASVANTIFTDNQLAVYQVDQVLLPLAIFGSPAPAPAPAAKTSVKGSDAPAAGSSSNDSPVDASAAIGLKHQTMKAVSMALTMLAAFLL, from the coding sequence ATGGCACCCCAATACCTCTTCCCATTATTCTTTTTTgtgatcttcttcttccattggCGCATAATTTCTGCTCAATCTCCAGCAGTTGCTCCGGCACCATCAGGCACCAATGTGACCGCTGTTCTTGAAAAGGCCGGTCAGTTCACTACCTTGATCAAGCTTCTCAAAAGCACAAAGACGGCCGACCAAATCAACACCCAGCTCAGCACATCAAACCAAGGCATCACTATCTTTGCACCAACTGACAATGCCTTTGCATCCCTCAAAGCAGGCACGCTAAACTCCATTTCAGAACAACAAAAGCTCCAACTACTCCAGTTCCATATCCTCCCCTCTTACTATTCTACCTCACAGTTCCAAACCGCCAGCAACCCTTTGCATACACAGGCAGGGAATAGCGATGATGGGCAGTTCCCACTCAATGTGACCACATCAGGCAACCAAGTAAACATAACAACTGGGGTTGTCACTGCCTCAGTGGCTAATACCATATTTACAGACAACCAGCTAGCTGTGTATCAGGTGGACCAGGTGCTCCTTCCTTTGGCAATTTTTGGCTCACCAGCACCCGCTCCAGCGCCAGCTGCTAAAACAAGTGTTAAAGGTTCTGATGCTCCTGCCGCAGGGTCGTCATCGAATGACAGTCCTGTTGACGCATCTGCTGCAATTGGCCTGAAGCACCAGACAATGAAAGCAGTGTCCATGGCATTAACGATGCTTGCAGCATTCTTGTTGTGA